The Desulfovibrio subterraneus genome has a segment encoding these proteins:
- a CDS encoding prepilin peptidase yields the protein MTLTMTVLFPWLAGFFGLLLGSLYTVCVHRYLTGEPMSLSSLVHSVCPQCSHPLRRGDAIPVLGYLLLRGRCRHCRRPIGIRYPLLELASCLWAASVAVQFGPSPQWIVLMAEGGILIVASSIDVERYLLPDMLTLPGAGVAIAASMLVMGMSPVQVLGGSAVGGGLFWLLQRGYRMITGTVGIGTGDVKLMLMLGAMSGLAGLPVLITVAAVAALLVHALVSLLGGRYALHAMIPFGPFLSFGGMVQVLWGGQIEIMLS from the coding sequence ATGACCCTTACGATGACCGTTCTTTTTCCATGGCTGGCCGGTTTTTTCGGGCTGCTGCTCGGCAGCCTGTATACTGTCTGCGTGCACCGGTATCTCACCGGTGAACCTATGTCTTTATCCTCGCTTGTCCATTCCGTCTGTCCTCAGTGTTCCCATCCGCTGCGCCGTGGCGATGCCATTCCCGTTCTCGGCTATCTGTTGCTGCGCGGACGCTGCCGCCATTGCCGCAGGCCCATAGGCATACGCTATCCTCTGCTGGAGCTGGCTTCCTGCCTGTGGGCGGCCAGCGTTGCTGTGCAGTTCGGCCCCTCGCCGCAGTGGATTGTGCTTATGGCGGAAGGGGGTATTCTCATTGTCGCCTCCTCCATAGATGTGGAACGCTATCTGCTGCCGGATATGCTCACCCTGCCGGGCGCAGGCGTGGCCATTGCCGCCTCCATGCTGGTCATGGGCATGTCACCGGTGCAGGTGCTGGGCGGCAGTGCTGTCGGGGGCGGCCTGTTCTGGCTGCTGCAGCGGGGCTACCGGATGATTACGGGTACCGTGGGCATTGGCACCGGCGATGTGAAGCTCATGCTCATGCTCGGTGCCATGAGCGGTCTGGCGGGATTGCCCGTGCTCATAACCGTGGCGGCCGTGGCCGCTCTGCTGGTGCACGCTCTGGTCAGCCTGCTCGGGGGCAGATACGCGCTGCATGCCATGATTCCCTTCGGGCCGTTTCTTTCTTTCGGCGGCATGGTGCAGGTGCTCTGGGGCGGGCAGATAGAGATAATGCTCTCGTAG
- a CDS encoding proline dehydrogenase family protein, producing MRYWQRAMIFCARHGGLTAAVHGSSFMTRFSRQFVAAEDCRGAVERMVQLRAEGRRGSLFYLGEYVESAQEVEATVQALLAGIPLLASSGLDVHVSVDPTQIGSMLSWELCRENAQRLAEAIRDSVQDAAPSASFGWPDASRDRQEVSRSMLMLDMEDSSVTQPTLDLYHALHDASLPVAVTVQSYLHRTTDDLAALVAKGAAVRLVKGAFAEPASRAHVRRADVDDAYRLHMTMLFSSAARETGVYPVLGTHDERMMRFGASLAQVGGWASDGWEVEMLLGVRPAVQQRLVRQGTALRLYCPFGQSWWPYSVRRIGENPRNALFVLRSIAGV from the coding sequence ATGCGATACTGGCAGCGGGCCATGATTTTTTGTGCACGGCACGGCGGGCTGACTGCGGCCGTGCACGGCAGTTCCTTTATGACACGGTTTTCACGGCAGTTCGTCGCGGCGGAAGACTGCAGAGGGGCCGTTGAGCGCATGGTGCAGCTTCGTGCGGAAGGCAGGCGCGGGTCTCTGTTCTACCTCGGTGAATATGTGGAGAGTGCGCAGGAGGTGGAAGCCACTGTGCAGGCCCTGCTGGCGGGCATTCCCCTGCTGGCGTCAAGCGGGCTGGATGTGCATGTTTCTGTCGACCCCACCCAGATAGGCTCCATGCTCTCGTGGGAGCTGTGCCGCGAAAATGCGCAGCGGCTGGCAGAGGCAATCAGGGACAGCGTGCAGGATGCTGCCCCTTCTGCTTCCTTTGGCTGGCCTGATGCTTCCCGTGACCGGCAAGAAGTTTCCCGTTCCATGCTCATGCTGGATATGGAAGACAGTTCCGTCACGCAGCCCACGCTGGATCTGTATCATGCACTGCATGACGCCTCCCTACCCGTAGCGGTGACCGTGCAGAGCTACCTGCACCGGACAACGGACGATCTGGCAGCGTTGGTGGCAAAGGGGGCAGCCGTGCGGCTGGTGAAGGGAGCCTTTGCGGAGCCTGCTTCACGTGCGCATGTGCGCAGGGCGGATGTGGATGATGCCTATCGCCTGCACATGACCATGCTTTTTAGCAGCGCGGCCCGTGAGACAGGAGTATACCCTGTGCTGGGCACGCATGATGAGCGCATGATGCGCTTTGGGGCTTCGCTTGCGCAGGTGGGGGGATGGGCCTCCGACGGCTGGGAGGTGGAAATGCTGCTCGGCGTGCGCCCTGCGGTGCAGCAGCGGCTTGTCCGGCAGGGTACGGCGCTGCGGCTGTACTGTCCCTTCGGGCAGAGCTGGTGGCCCTACAGTGTGCGGCGCATTGGTGAAAATCCCCGCAATGCCCTGTTTGTGCTGCGGAGCATCGCCGGAGTGTAG
- a CDS encoding substrate-binding periplasmic protein — MRWIIAMTLVLSLYATAHADTIRFSYDDWCPYSCLNDDHTAIAAEYPGYYAEVLRAIYEPLGYSVEFSIRPWERALEEAADGRLDAVLSPAKSEAPNLIFPDESIAELGWCFYTRSDSTWRYTGLSSLQGQILGVLRGNNFGDAITEYIAANSKDAAKVQEVSGLDFIDKNIRKLQGKRISVMLDEPATTDYFIMQNNLAHDIVKAGCLPSQKMYPAFSPANPASATYAREFTEGIRRLRESGRLKAILARYGLTDWKNQPASE; from the coding sequence ATGCGCTGGATTATCGCCATGACCCTTGTGCTCAGTTTATACGCGACCGCCCACGCGGACACCATACGCTTCAGCTATGACGACTGGTGCCCCTATTCCTGCCTGAATGATGACCACACAGCCATTGCCGCAGAGTATCCCGGCTATTACGCAGAGGTGCTGCGCGCCATATATGAACCGCTGGGATACAGCGTAGAATTCTCCATACGCCCATGGGAAAGAGCGCTGGAAGAAGCAGCGGACGGCAGGCTTGACGCAGTCCTTTCGCCCGCAAAGTCAGAAGCCCCGAACCTGATATTCCCTGATGAATCCATTGCCGAACTCGGCTGGTGCTTCTACACCCGCAGCGACAGCACATGGCGCTATACCGGCCTGTCCTCTCTGCAGGGGCAGATTCTGGGCGTGCTGCGCGGCAACAACTTCGGCGATGCCATCACCGAATACATTGCGGCCAACAGCAAGGATGCGGCCAAGGTGCAGGAAGTAAGCGGTCTCGATTTCATTGACAAAAACATTCGGAAACTACAGGGAAAACGTATATCAGTCATGCTGGATGAACCTGCAACAACCGATTATTTCATCATGCAGAACAATCTTGCACACGATATTGTCAAAGCGGGCTGCCTGCCGAGCCAAAAAATGTATCCGGCATTTTCTCCGGCAAACCCCGCATCTGCCACCTATGCCAGAGAATTTACGGAAGGCATACGCAGACTCAGAGAATCGGGCCGGCTCAAGGCCATTCTTGCCCGCTACGGCCTGACAGACTGGAAGAATCAACCTGCAAGCGAGTAA
- a CDS encoding sensor histidine kinase has protein sequence MPLNEQPPFFDRLAIRQGIIILAIALVLGLFSSVYIVAKEADSASTRLIEEVDTLLHVLSPSAAQASYNYDFAEAGIIVKSLLEFPIIRSASISNEIGEQLAKAEKPESAVPISGFSRYLLDQLFMPVTDQTIHLRYGENNENMGTLHITTDLTPLAEGLVRQHALLFVYELSRAVVLALLLGLFFYHRMTKPLLGIAAHVTNVDPQLPAISPVPIPAAHQHDELGNMVRNINQLFAIFSETLLSKGKLEHSLLQMNTELEQRVRERTQELQSQSEALRNEVISRALAESNLRAHHNLLDNMFEKMKAAIVIFNPVDLEIIEINSVAEQMLHVDTNSSCHKGDTLDENLTFTFSSGTRKLCEYASGIPSYEEGAVRLPNGKSIPSAKYTFNMSINGQPHVALILIDITEKKILEHQLGIAQRLESIGLLASGIAHEINTPIQYIHDNLVFLKEVHTGQMRLNDLNAQLCEKAAKLAELKDLCGQIQAASEEMDLDFAKQELPRVFEMVFEGIERVVAIVSAMKRFAHSGPQGMVGTDLNAALLTTVQVAKNEWKYVADVKTDFDPGLPPVECIPGEVNQVFLNILINAAHAVKDVVGESGSKGSITISTRRDEGRVIIAFSDSGGGIPDSIRDKIFDQFFTTKDPGRGTGQGLAIVHNIVVKNHNGEIKVDSTVGKGTTFTIILPLTQPRQAANTTASSGTA, from the coding sequence ATGCCTCTTAACGAACAGCCCCCTTTCTTCGACAGGCTCGCCATACGACAAGGCATAATCATTCTTGCCATTGCGCTTGTTCTGGGCCTGTTCTCCTCTGTCTACATCGTTGCCAAAGAGGCTGATTCCGCCAGCACGCGCCTGATTGAAGAGGTAGACACACTGCTTCATGTGCTGTCGCCCTCTGCAGCGCAGGCATCATACAACTACGACTTTGCAGAAGCCGGAATCATTGTGAAGTCGCTGCTGGAATTCCCCATCATCCGTTCGGCCAGCATATCCAACGAAATAGGCGAACAGCTCGCCAAGGCGGAAAAACCCGAATCCGCCGTCCCCATATCGGGCTTTTCCCGCTACCTGCTGGACCAGCTTTTCATGCCCGTGACCGATCAAACCATCCATCTGCGGTATGGTGAGAACAATGAAAACATGGGCACGCTGCACATCACCACCGACCTTACGCCGCTCGCAGAAGGGCTTGTCCGCCAGCATGCCCTGCTTTTTGTCTATGAGCTTTCGCGTGCCGTGGTGCTTGCATTGCTGCTGGGGTTGTTCTTCTACCACCGCATGACCAAGCCGCTGCTTGGCATCGCCGCGCACGTAACCAATGTTGACCCGCAGCTTCCGGCCATTTCTCCGGTACCCATTCCCGCTGCCCACCAGCACGACGAACTGGGCAACATGGTGCGCAACATAAACCAATTGTTTGCCATTTTCTCGGAAACCCTGCTCAGCAAAGGCAAGCTGGAACATAGCCTGCTGCAGATGAACACGGAGCTTGAGCAACGGGTCAGGGAACGTACGCAGGAGTTGCAAAGCCAGTCAGAGGCGCTGCGTAACGAGGTTATCAGCCGAGCACTGGCCGAATCCAACCTGCGCGCGCACCACAACCTGCTGGACAACATGTTTGAAAAGATGAAGGCCGCCATCGTCATTTTCAACCCCGTGGACCTTGAGATAATCGAGATAAACTCCGTGGCTGAGCAAATGCTGCATGTGGACACGAACTCGTCCTGCCACAAGGGTGACACTCTGGACGAGAACCTGACCTTCACCTTTTCATCCGGCACCCGAAAACTGTGCGAATACGCATCTGGCATTCCGTCGTACGAGGAAGGCGCTGTGCGGCTGCCAAATGGCAAGTCCATCCCTTCCGCCAAATACACGTTCAACATGTCCATCAACGGCCAGCCGCATGTGGCCCTCATCCTCATAGACATAACCGAGAAAAAAATTCTCGAACACCAGCTCGGCATCGCGCAGCGGCTGGAATCCATAGGGCTGCTTGCCTCCGGCATTGCCCACGAAATAAACACCCCCATTCAGTACATCCACGACAACCTGGTGTTCCTCAAAGAGGTGCACACGGGCCAGATGCGCCTGAACGACCTGAATGCCCAACTCTGTGAAAAAGCCGCAAAACTGGCAGAACTAAAGGATCTGTGCGGACAGATACAGGCGGCATCGGAAGAGATGGACCTCGACTTTGCAAAACAGGAACTGCCGCGTGTGTTTGAAATGGTCTTCGAAGGCATTGAGCGGGTCGTTGCCATCGTATCTGCCATGAAGCGCTTTGCCCATTCAGGCCCGCAGGGCATGGTGGGTACCGACCTGAACGCAGCCCTGCTCACCACCGTGCAGGTGGCAAAAAACGAATGGAAGTATGTGGCAGACGTGAAAACAGACTTTGATCCCGGCCTGCCCCCTGTCGAGTGCATTCCCGGCGAAGTGAATCAGGTATTTCTGAACATCCTCATCAATGCTGCCCACGCCGTGAAGGATGTGGTCGGCGAGTCCGGCAGCAAAGGAAGCATCACCATCTCCACCCGCCGCGATGAAGGCAGAGTCATCATCGCCTTCAGCGACTCGGGGGGCGGTATTCCGGACAGCATACGCGACAAGATATTCGACCAGTTCTTCACCACCAAGGACCCCGGCAGAGGTACCGGACAAGGCCTTGCCATTGTCCACAACATCGTGGTGAAGAATCACAACGGGGAAATCAAGGTCGATTCCACCGTGGGTAAAGGCACGACCTTCACCATTATCCTGCCGCTCACCCAGCCAAGACAAGCGGCGAACACCACGGCCTCATCCGGCACGGCGTAA
- the carB gene encoding carbamoyl-phosphate synthase large subunit: MPKRTDLKRIMVIGSGPIVIGQACEFDYSGTQAIKALKEEGYEVVLVNSNPASIMTDPELADRTYIEPIEPETVAAIIRKERPCAVLPTLGGQTGLNTALAVAKMGVLEECGVELIGATESVIEKAESRELFRQAMDNIGLKVPQSSIARTMDDVRRIGEEMAFPIIIRPAFTLGGKGGGIAYNMEDLEQIASQGLAASISSEILLEQSVLGWKEYEMEVMRDKADNCVIICSIENFDPMGVHTGDSITVAPAQTLTDLEYQKMRDASIAIMREIGVETGGSNVQFGVNPENGDLVVIEMNPRVSRSSALASKATGFPIAKIAAKLAVGYTLDEIPNDITRETMASFEPTIDYVVTKLPRFTFEKFPGSKDELNTAMKSVGEAMSIGRTFKESLQKGLRSLEIGAFGLGRDFRGKQPDREEVIAKLRTPNSRRMFYVRNAMLQGMSNEEIFDLTKIDPWFLHQIRDILKVEDELRDFGLANSLTPDNADLVDLMRRAKEYGFSDRQLAEMWKQPELAIRQLRKEMGIMPTYYLVDTCASEFEAYTPYFYSTYETGKEIVVEDRKKVIILGGGPNRIGQGIEFDYCCCHASFALRDMGVQSIMVNSNPETVSTDYDTSDRLYFEPLTYEDVMNIVETEKPDGVIIQFGGQTPLNLAVPLLRSGVPILGTHPDSIDRAEDRERFQALIQKLKLTQPDNATVMTLEEARKVAERITYPLVVRPSYVLGGRAMEIVYDDEQLATYFRDVVGTAAPEHPILLDKFLESAIEVDVDALADGTDVYVAGIMEHIEEAGIHSGDSACSLPPFSLPQSIVDEITRQTIALAKELKVIGLMNIQFAVKDGTIFILEVNPRASRTAPFVSKATGVPLPRLATQVMMGKTIKELNPASMRKSGYISVKESVFPFSRFPGVDILLGPEMRSTGEVMGIADTFEEAFMKGQLACGQRLPQSGKVFISVNDRDKSNILDVARKFHELGFEILATTGTSQLFVENGVPATRVAKVYEGRPNIVDFIKNGEVALLLNTASGKRTVEDSKSIRQATLLYGVPYSTTVSGARAIAMAIAEQRRCGLNVKSIQEYYAGDKTEPACKG, translated from the coding sequence ATGCCAAAGAGGACTGACTTAAAGCGCATCATGGTCATCGGTTCCGGCCCCATTGTCATCGGACAGGCCTGTGAATTCGACTACTCCGGAACCCAGGCCATCAAGGCCCTGAAGGAAGAAGGATACGAAGTGGTGTTGGTGAACTCCAACCCCGCAAGTATCATGACCGATCCCGAGCTTGCAGACCGCACCTACATCGAACCCATCGAACCGGAAACCGTAGCCGCCATCATCCGCAAGGAACGTCCCTGTGCGGTGCTGCCCACGCTGGGCGGCCAGACCGGTCTGAATACCGCGCTGGCGGTTGCCAAGATGGGCGTTCTGGAAGAGTGCGGCGTTGAGCTCATCGGCGCCACCGAATCGGTCATCGAAAAGGCGGAAAGCCGCGAACTGTTCCGTCAGGCCATGGATAACATCGGCCTCAAGGTACCCCAATCCTCCATTGCCCGCACCATGGACGACGTTCGCCGCATCGGCGAAGAGATGGCCTTCCCCATCATCATCCGTCCCGCATTCACCCTCGGCGGCAAGGGCGGCGGTATTGCCTACAACATGGAAGACCTTGAACAGATCGCATCGCAGGGTCTTGCCGCATCCATTTCTTCCGAAATCCTTCTGGAACAGTCTGTACTGGGCTGGAAAGAATATGAAATGGAAGTCATGCGCGACAAGGCAGACAACTGTGTCATCATCTGCTCCATTGAAAACTTTGATCCCATGGGCGTGCACACCGGCGACTCCATCACCGTTGCCCCCGCGCAGACCCTGACCGATCTTGAATACCAGAAGATGCGCGATGCCTCCATCGCCATCATGCGCGAAATCGGCGTGGAAACCGGCGGCTCCAACGTGCAGTTCGGCGTGAACCCCGAGAACGGCGACCTTGTGGTCATTGAAATGAACCCCCGCGTCAGCCGCTCTTCCGCCCTTGCTTCCAAGGCAACGGGCTTCCCCATCGCCAAGATCGCCGCAAAGCTTGCCGTGGGCTACACGCTGGACGAGATTCCCAACGACATCACCCGCGAGACCATGGCCTCTTTCGAGCCGACCATCGACTACGTGGTGACCAAGCTGCCCCGCTTCACCTTTGAAAAATTCCCCGGTTCCAAGGACGAACTGAACACCGCCATGAAGAGCGTGGGCGAAGCCATGTCCATAGGCCGCACCTTCAAGGAATCGCTGCAAAAGGGTCTGCGCTCGCTGGAAATCGGCGCATTCGGCCTTGGCCGCGACTTCCGCGGCAAGCAGCCCGACCGTGAAGAAGTTATCGCCAAGCTGCGCACCCCCAACTCGCGCCGCATGTTCTACGTGCGCAACGCCATGCTGCAGGGCATGAGCAACGAGGAAATATTCGACCTCACCAAGATCGACCCGTGGTTCCTGCACCAGATCAGAGACATTCTCAAAGTTGAGGACGAACTGCGCGACTTCGGCCTTGCCAACTCGCTCACGCCGGACAACGCCGACCTCGTGGACCTTATGCGCCGCGCCAAGGAATACGGCTTTTCCGACCGCCAGCTCGCCGAGATGTGGAAGCAGCCCGAACTGGCCATCCGCCAGCTGCGCAAGGAAATGGGCATTATGCCCACATATTACCTTGTGGATACCTGCGCTTCCGAATTCGAGGCATACACCCCCTATTTCTACTCCACCTATGAAACGGGCAAGGAAATCGTCGTGGAAGACCGCAAAAAGGTCATCATCCTCGGCGGCGGCCCCAACCGTATCGGTCAGGGCATCGAGTTCGACTACTGCTGCTGTCATGCCTCCTTCGCACTGCGGGACATGGGCGTGCAGTCCATCATGGTCAACTCCAACCCGGAAACCGTCTCCACCGACTATGACACTTCCGACCGTCTCTACTTTGAGCCGCTCACCTATGAAGATGTCATGAACATCGTGGAAACGGAAAAGCCCGACGGCGTTATCATTCAGTTTGGCGGCCAGACCCCGCTGAACCTTGCCGTGCCGCTGCTGCGCTCCGGCGTGCCGATTCTGGGTACCCACCCCGACTCCATCGACCGCGCAGAAGACCGCGAGCGCTTCCAGGCCCTTATCCAGAAGCTCAAGCTCACCCAGCCCGACAACGCCACCGTCATGACGCTGGAAGAAGCCCGCAAGGTGGCCGAGAGAATCACCTATCCGCTGGTGGTGCGCCCCTCCTACGTGCTGGGCGGCCGGGCCATGGAAATCGTGTATGATGACGAACAGCTCGCCACCTACTTCCGCGACGTGGTAGGCACCGCAGCGCCGGAGCACCCCATTCTGCTCGACAAGTTCCTTGAAAGCGCTATTGAAGTGGATGTGGACGCCCTTGCCGACGGCACCGACGTATATGTGGCAGGTATCATGGAGCACATTGAAGAAGCCGGCATCCATTCCGGCGACTCTGCCTGCTCGCTGCCTCCCTTCTCGCTGCCCCAGAGCATCGTGGACGAGATCACCCGCCAGACCATCGCCCTTGCCAAGGAGCTGAAGGTTATCGGCCTCATGAACATCCAGTTCGCGGTGAAGGACGGCACCATCTTCATCCTTGAAGTGAACCCCCGCGCATCGCGTACCGCCCCGTTCGTTTCCAAAGCAACGGGTGTGCCGCTGCCGCGCCTTGCCACGCAGGTGATGATGGGCAAGACCATCAAGGAACTGAACCCCGCATCCATGCGCAAGTCCGGCTACATCTCGGTGAAGGAATCCGTGTTCCCGTTCAGCCGTTTCCCCGGCGTGGACATTCTGCTCGGACCCGAAATGCGCTCCACCGGCGAGGTAATGGGCATTGCAGACACCTTCGAGGAAGCCTTCATGAAGGGTCAGCTTGCCTGCGGCCAGCGCCTGCCCCAGTCCGGCAAGGTCTTCATCTCGGTGAATGATCGCGACAAGTCCAATATTCTCGATGTGGCCCGCAAGTTCCACGAGCTGGGTTTTGAAATCCTTGCCACTACCGGCACCTCGCAACTCTTTGTCGAGAACGGCGTGCCCGCCACCCGTGTTGCCAAGGTGTATGAAGGACGCCCCAACATCGTTGACTTCATCAAGAACGGCGAAGTAGCTCTGCTGCTGAACACCGCATCCGGCAAGCGCACGGTGGAAGATTCCAAGTCCATCCGTCAGGCTACGCTGCTCTACGGCGTTCCCTACTCCACCACCGTCTCCGGTGCCCGCGCCATCGCCATGGCGATTGCGGAACAGCGCCGCTGCGGTCTGAATGTGAAGAGCATTCAGGAATACTACGCGGGCGACAAAACCGAACCCGCCTGCAAGGGGTAA
- the purF gene encoding amidophosphoribosyltransferase yields MKREYCGVFGIYNHPEAARLTYFGLYAQQHRGQESAGIVTWDGKVIREERGMGLVPEVFNERHLGKELKGNIAMGHVRYSTTGASLIRNAQPFLARHKNLHLAIAHNGNLVNTMELRNQLEESGSIFQTTIDSEVFVHLIVKYLNGGTVEEAVLKACKEVKGAYSVLIMANDKLIAIRDPHGIRPLQMGRVGSSHVFASETCAFDLLEAELIRSVEPGEMVVVEGTSVKSYKMDIPPQPTKHCIFELIYFARPDSTVFGENVYLCRKEMGRQMALESHVDADYVMPFPDSGIYSAVGYAQQSGLPYEHAMIRNHYVGRTFIQPSQDMRDFSTRVKINPVKEMIKGKRILIVDDSIVRGTTIRSRVKKLRELGASEIHFRVSCPPIKFPCFYGIDFSSKGELIAANHTVEEIERFIGLDSLHYISIEGLLKAVKHPENYCLACFTGDYPIPCEGGGKMCTECGCGTVPEK; encoded by the coding sequence ATGAAACGCGAATATTGTGGCGTCTTCGGCATATACAACCATCCCGAAGCAGCCCGCCTGACATACTTCGGCCTCTATGCCCAGCAGCATCGCGGGCAGGAAAGTGCCGGCATCGTCACCTGGGACGGCAAGGTCATCCGCGAGGAACGCGGCATGGGCCTTGTGCCCGAAGTGTTCAACGAGCGGCATCTGGGCAAGGAACTCAAGGGCAACATAGCCATGGGCCATGTGCGGTATTCCACCACCGGCGCATCGCTCATCCGTAACGCCCAGCCCTTCCTTGCGCGGCACAAGAACCTGCATCTGGCCATTGCGCACAACGGCAACCTCGTGAACACGATGGAGCTGCGCAACCAGCTGGAAGAATCCGGCTCCATCTTCCAGACCACCATAGACAGCGAGGTGTTCGTTCACCTCATCGTCAAATACCTGAACGGCGGCACGGTTGAAGAAGCCGTGCTCAAGGCCTGCAAGGAAGTAAAGGGCGCGTATTCCGTGCTCATTATGGCCAACGACAAGCTCATTGCCATACGCGACCCGCACGGCATCCGCCCGCTGCAGATGGGCCGCGTGGGCAGCTCGCATGTGTTCGCCTCTGAAACCTGCGCCTTCGACCTGCTGGAAGCGGAGCTCATCCGCTCCGTTGAGCCGGGCGAAATGGTCGTGGTGGAAGGCACCAGCGTGAAGAGCTACAAGATGGACATTCCGCCGCAGCCCACCAAGCACTGCATCTTCGAACTCATCTACTTTGCGCGCCCCGACTCCACCGTGTTCGGTGAAAACGTGTACCTGTGCCGCAAGGAAATGGGCCGCCAGATGGCGCTTGAATCGCATGTGGATGCTGACTACGTCATGCCGTTCCCCGATTCGGGCATCTACAGCGCTGTGGGTTATGCCCAGCAGTCCGGCCTGCCCTACGAGCATGCGATGATTCGTAACCACTATGTGGGCCGTACCTTCATCCAGCCCTCGCAGGACATGCGCGACTTCTCCACCCGCGTGAAGATCAACCCCGTCAAGGAGATGATCAAGGGCAAGCGCATCCTCATTGTGGACGACTCCATCGTGCGCGGCACCACTATCCGCTCCCGCGTGAAGAAGCTGCGCGAACTTGGCGCAAGCGAGATTCACTTCCGCGTGAGCTGCCCGCCCATCAAGTTCCCCTGCTTCTACGGCATCGACTTCTCGTCCAAGGGTGAACTCATTGCGGCGAACCATACCGTTGAAGAGATCGAACGCTTCATCGGGCTGGACAGCCTGCACTACATCTCCATCGAAGGCCTGCTCAAGGCCGTGAAGCATCCCGAAAACTACTGCCTTGCCTGCTTCACCGGTGATTATCCCATTCCCTGCGAAGGCGGCGGGAAGATGTGTACCGAGTGCGGTTGCGGAACCGTGCCGGAGAAGTAG
- a CDS encoding KpsF/GutQ family sugar-phosphate isomerase codes for MQNNQCTPRTDWLELGQEVLNIEIEGLQAVRDRLNGPFVDAVTLLAECKGRVVVTGLGKSGLVGRKLAATFSSTGTPSFFLHPVEGAHGDLGMIRSEDVVLAISNSGETDELNAVLPTMRSLGVSIVCMTGKPESTMGKLSDVVLNTAVPREACPLDLAPTASTTAVLAVGDALAVCLIHWKSFTADDFRKYHPGGALGQRLSLRVNSLMHTGVPHDEDTVTIRQALETLDKGTLGAVVLTDSGKKLTGIITDGDVRRMVCRGTMDMEAPAHTLMVRNPLHATPAQSVAELLDVMEAKGITVLPVVHDDMTLCGVIHLHDLLGKGGVKFSGR; via the coding sequence ATGCAAAATAATCAATGCACCCCGCGCACCGACTGGCTGGAACTTGGTCAGGAAGTGCTGAATATTGAAATAGAAGGCCTGCAGGCGGTACGCGACCGTCTGAACGGCCCCTTTGTGGACGCGGTGACCCTGCTGGCCGAATGCAAGGGCCGCGTCGTGGTCACCGGCCTCGGCAAATCCGGCCTTGTGGGACGTAAACTCGCGGCCACGTTCTCTTCCACCGGAACGCCCTCCTTCTTCCTGCACCCCGTTGAAGGGGCGCACGGCGATCTGGGCATGATCCGCAGCGAAGACGTGGTGCTCGCCATTTCCAACAGCGGCGAGACCGACGAACTGAACGCCGTGCTCCCCACCATGCGCTCGCTGGGCGTTTCCATTGTGTGCATGACGGGCAAGCCGGAATCCACCATGGGCAAACTCTCCGATGTGGTGCTGAACACGGCTGTCCCCCGCGAGGCATGCCCGCTGGATCTTGCTCCCACGGCATCCACCACGGCGGTGCTGGCGGTGGGCGATGCGCTGGCCGTGTGCCTTATCCACTGGAAGTCTTTTACTGCGGACGATTTTCGCAAATACCACCCCGGCGGCGCGCTGGGGCAGCGTCTTTCCCTGCGCGTGAACAGCCTCATGCACACCGGAGTGCCGCATGATGAAGACACCGTTACCATCCGGCAGGCGCTGGAAACGCTGGACAAAGGCACGCTCGGTGCGGTGGTGCTGACAGACAGCGGCAAGAAACTCACCGGCATCATCACCGACGGCGATGTGCGCCGCATGGTGTGCAGAGGCACCATGGACATGGAGGCCCCTGCGCACACGCTGATGGTGCGCAACCCGCTCCATGCCACGCCCGCTCAGTCCGTGGCCGAACTGCTGGACGTGATGGAAGCCAAGGGCATCACCGTTCTGCCTGTGGTGCACGACGACATGACCCTGTGCGGCGTCATTCACCTGCACGACCTGCTCGGCAAGGGCGGCGTAAAGTTCAGCGGCCGGTAA